One segment of Phragmites australis chromosome 13, lpPhrAust1.1, whole genome shotgun sequence DNA contains the following:
- the LOC133888099 gene encoding uncharacterized protein LOC133888099 isoform X3: MTVQVGIVNLLLETHGGARRQGGATWSPPLAAITFRDLVLYTTNEKWQVVNLKEARDFSNNKGFIYVFKKLEWQSLSVDLLPHPDMFTDARFNSSSSQDNKRDDDGAKRMFFGGERFLEGISGEANITVQRTEQNNPLGLEVQLHITEAVCPALSEPGLRAFLRFLTGVSVCLNRGDVDPKSQQLAEAAGSSLVSIIVDHIFLCIKDTEFQLELLMQSLFFSRASISDGESSKNLSCIKVGGLFLRDTFSRPPCTLIQPSMQAVSQEPPPVPDFGQNFCPPIYPFGNQLLEFAAGVPLFSLYCLQITPSPSPPKFASKTVITCQPLTVTLQEQSCLRIASFLADGVVPNRSSMLPDSSINSLTFSLKEFDLSVPLDAEEITRCSGTKNTSPQSSFSGARLHVEDLYFCQSPSTKCALLNLDRDPACFLLWEYQPVDASQMKWATRASHLSLSLETSSTSNGQRAIRDSPANLWKCIELDDIRFEAAMVTADGSPLLDVPPPEGVVRIGVAFEQFVSNTSVEQLFFVLGFYTYFGQVAERISKVSKGNRSETSKSSADKFENKLPSDTAVSLTLNNLQLNFLESLLTSDLHMPLVQFGGEHLFLKVSHRTLGGAFAVTTNLMWRTVSVNCLEGESAMICENGTAVTGEHNIVLHENGHSKMRAVFWVDHRSKHQAKEAQFIDINITHVMPYDMRDMECHSLNVLAKVSGVRLGGGMTYTESLLHRFGILGPDGGPGEGLLRGLKDLSSGPLAKLFKSSHLTEKEDERSKVDGHNSKFDLGVPDDLDVSIELRNWLFALEGTEEVGDCFSARGDLISREEKCWHSTFRNLHVSGKSSDRLNLGGTEKVLPKKAFPVECFTVGIEGLQAIKPRLRDQLTGKGTSNTHQMGSEFNNANSVGDQGVDVEASMVIGEDEVDGAQWTMDNVKFSVKEPIEAVATKEELEHLAMLCRSEADAMGRITAGILRLLKLDKSLGQGTIEQLRNLGSGGMDNIFSPRRLSRQNSFGSIGTPRTPTLQAIADGLGSKNILEATISSLQAEISESKAKCATLISQASTREDHNCAEDIRQLNEKLEGMQSLVTRLRTLI; this comes from the exons ATGACTGTACAAGTAGGTATTGTGAACCTGCTTCTGGAAACACATGGAGGTGCCCGCCGTCAAGGAGGTGCAACATG GTCACCACCACTAGCAGCTATCACATTTCGCGATCTTGTACTGTACacaacaaatgaaaaatggCAG GTAGTAAATTTGAAAGAAGCAAGGGATTTCTCCAACAACAAAGGTTTCATTTATGTTTTCAAG AAATTGGAGTGGCAATCACTGTCAGTTGATCTATTACCTCATCCTGACATGTTCACCGATGCAAGATTTAACTCTTCCAGCAGTCAAGATAACAAACGAGACGATGATGGTGCGAAACGAATGTTCTTCGGCggtgaaagatttttggaagGGATATCTGGGGAGGCTAAC ATCACGGTCCAGCGGACAGAACAAAATAATCCACTTGGGCTTGAGGTTCAGCTGCATATTACTGAAGCTGTCTGTCCTGCCTTAAGTGAACCTG GCTTACGGGCTTTTCTCCGATTCTTGACTGGAGTATCTGTTTGCCTAAACAGGGGAGATGTGGATCCAAAATCTCAGCAG CTTGCAGAAGCAGCAGGATCTTCCTTGGTGTCCATTATTGTAGATCACATATTCCTCTGTATTAAAGATACTG AGTTTCAACTTGAACTTCTCATGCAGTCTTTGTTCTTCTCAcgg GCGAGCATTTCAGATGGGGAGAGTTCGAAGAACTTGTCTTGCATAAAGGTCGGCGGGCTGTTTCTGAG GGACACCTTTTCTCGCCCTCCATGCACATTGATACAGCCGTCTATGCAAGCAGTTTCACAAGAGCCTCCGCCTGTGCCTGACTTCG GTCAAAATTTTTGCCCTCCAATCTACCcatttgggaatcaactattaGAATTCGCTGCCGGAGTTCCTTTGTTTTCCCTCTATTGTCTTCAGATCACTCCTTCTCCATCACCTCCAAAGTTTGCTTCAAAAACTGTCATCACATGCCAGCCTCTTACG GTAACCCTCCAGGAGCAGTCCTGCTTAAGAATTGCCTCATTCTTGGCTGATGGAGTTGTGCCCAATCGCAGTTCCATGTTGCCTGATTCTTCAATAAACAGCCTGACATTTTCACTTAAAGAGTTTGATCTCTCTGTTCCATTAGATGCTGAGGAAATCACAAGGTGCAGTGGAACCAAGAATACAAGCCCTCAATCATCATTTTCAGGTGCACGACTTCATGTGGAAGACCTGTACTTCTGCCAGTCACCATCGACAAAGTGTGCATTGCTAAACCTTGATAGAGATCCAGCTTGCTTCCTTCTATGGGAATATCAACCTGTTGATGCAAGTCAGATGAAGTGGGCTACTCGGGCTTCTCATCTAAGCCTCTCGCTTGAAACTTCTAGCACTTCAAATGGACAGAGAGCAATTAGGGACTCCCCTGCAAATTTGTGGAAATGTATTGAACTAGATGACATCCGATTTGAGGCAGCTATGGTTACAGCAGATGGTAGCCCTTTGTTGGATGTGCCACCCCCAGAGGGTGTTGTGAGAATTGGTGTTGCTTTCGAACAGTTTGTGTCCAACACCTCAGTTGAGCAATTGTTTTTTGTCTTAGGTTTCTATACTTACTTTGGTCAAGTTGCAGAGCGTATTTCAAAGGTCAGCAAAGGTAACAGGTCTGAGACGAGCAAATCATCAGCTGACAAATTTGAGAATAAACTGCCAAGTGATACAGCTGTGAGCTTAACTTTGAATAACCTCCAGCTCAATTTCTTGGAATCTTTGTTAACAAGTGACCTACATATGCCCTTGGTTCAGTTTGGTGGAGAGCATCTGTTCCTGAAAGTTTCTCATCGCACTCTGGGTGGTGCCTTTGCAGTCACAACTAACTTGATGTGGAGAACTGTCTCAGTGAACTGCTTGGAAGGAGAAAGTGCTATGATTTGTGAGAATGGCACTGCAGTGACAGGTGAACACAACATTGTGCTGCATGAAAATGGGCATTCCAAGATGAGAGCAGTCTTTTGGGTTGATCATCGGAGCAAACACCAGGCCAAAGAAGCTCAATTTATTGACATAAACATCACCCATGTAATGCCTTATGACATGCGGGATATGGAGTGCCATAGCTTGAATGTATTAGCTAAGGTATCTGGTGTTCGTCTTGGAGGTGGAATGACTTACACTGAGTCTTTGCTGCATCGATTTGGTATCCTGGGTCCTGATGGCGGTCCAGGAGAAGGCCTCTTGAGGGGATTAAAGGATTTGTCTTCTGGCCCACTTGCGAAGCTATTCAAATCGTCTCACCTCACCGAGAAGGAAG ATGAAAGGTCCAAAGTTGATGGCCACAATTCAAAGTTTGACCTCGGGGTGCCAGATGATCTTGATGTGTCAATTGAGCTTAGAAATTGGCTATTCGCACTTGAAGGAACAGAAGAAGTAGGAGATTGTTTTTCTGCTCGTGGTGATCTTATCAGtagagaagaaaaatgttgGCATTCAACCTTCAGGAATCTACATGTCTCTGGCAAGAGCAGTGATCGGCTTAACTTGGGAGGCACAGAAAAGGTGTTGCCCAAAAAGGCATTTCCAGTGGAATGCTTTACG GTTGGAATTGAAGGTTTACAGGCAATAAAACCTCGCTTGAGAGATCAACTCACTGGAAAAGGAACATCAAACACTCATCAAATGGGCAGTGAATTTAATAATGCAAATTCTGTTGGTGACCAAGGTGTTGATGTTGAAGCATCCATGGTTATTGGCGAAGACGAGGTTGATGGTGCCCAGTGGACAATGGATAATGTCAAATTTTCTGTCAAAGAACCG ATCGAGGCAGttgcaacaaaagaagaactaGAGCACCTTGCCATGCTTTGCAGATCTGAAGCTGATGCGATGGGGAGGATCACTGCTGGAATTCTTCGTCTCCTTAAGCTTGACAAATCTCTTGGCCAGGGAACTATAGAACAGCTCCGAAACCTAG GAAGCGGTGGCATGGACAATATCTTCTCTCCCAGGAGGCTCAGCAGGCAGAACAGTTTTGGCAGCATAGGCACTCCTAGGACTCCAACTCTGCAAGCAATCGCAGATGGTTTGGGATCGAAAAACATACTGGAAGCAACAATTTCCTCATTACAAGCCGAAATTTCTGAATCCAAGGCCAAATGCGCGACACTGATTTCCCAGGCAAGCACGAGGGAAGATCACAACTGCGCTGAGGATATCAGACAACTGAATGAAAAGCTCGAGGGCATGCAATCCTTAGTGACACGATTGAGAACTTTGATCTGA
- the LOC133888099 gene encoding uncharacterized protein LOC133888099 isoform X2, which yields MESIIARALEYTLKYWLKSFSRDQFKLQGRTAQLSNLDINGDALHASLGLPPALTVDTARVGKLQITLPSVSNVQVEPIVVNIDKLDLVLVEKDDSENLSSPSSASSPSATKSSGYGYADKIADGMTVQVGIVNLLLETHGGARRQGGATWSPPLAAITFRDLVLYTTNEKWQVVNLKEARDFSNNKGFIYVFKKLEWQSLSVDLLPHPDMFTDARFNSSSSQDNKRDDDGAKRMFFGGERFLEGISGEANITVQRTEQNNPLGLEVQLHITEAVCPALSEPGLRAFLRFLTGVSVCLNRGDVDPKSQQLAEAAGSSLVSIIVDHIFLCIKDTEFQLELLMQSLFFSRASISDGESSKNLSCIKVGGLFLRDTFSRPPCTLIQPSMQAVSQEPPPVPDFGQNFCPPIYPFGNQLLEFAAGVPLFSLYCLQITPSPSPPKFASKTVITCQPLTVTLQEQSCLRIASFLADGVVPNRSSMLPDSSINSLTFSLKEFDLSVPLDAEEITRCSGTKNTSPQSSFSGARLHVEDLYFCQSPSTKCALLNLDRDPACFLLWEYQPVDASQMKWATRASHLSLSLETSSTSNGQRAIRDSPANLWKCIELDDIRFEAAMVTADGSPLLDVPPPEGVVRIGVAFEQFVSNTSVEQLFFVLGFYTYFGQVAERISKVSKGNRSETSKSSADKFENKLPSDTAVSLTLNNLQLNFLESLLTSDLHMPLVQFGGEHLFLKVSHRTLGGAFAVTTNLMWRTVSVNCLEGESAMICENGTAVTGEHNIVLHENGHSKMRAVFWVDHRSKHQAKEAQFIDINITHVMPYDMRDMECHSLNVLAKVSGVRLGGGMTYTESLLHRFGILGPDGGPGEGLLRGLKDLSSGPLAKLFKSSHLTEKEDERSKVDGHNSKFDLGVPDDLDVSIELRNWLFALEGTEEVGDCFSARGDLISREEKCWHSTFRNLHVSGKSSDRLNLGGTEKVLPKKAFPVECFTVGIEGLQAIKPRLRDQLTGKGTSNTHQMGSEFNNANSVGDQGVDVEASMVIGEDEVDGAQWTMDNVKFSVKEPIEAVATKEELEHLAMLCRSEADAMGRITAGILRLLKLDKSLGQGTIEQLRNLGSGGMDNIFSPRRLSRQNSFGSIGTPRTPTLQAIADGLGSKNILEATISSLQAEISESKAKCATLISQASTREDHNCAEDIRQLNEKLEGMQSLVTRLRTLI from the exons ATGGAGTCGATCATAGCGCGGGCGCTGGAGTACACGCTCAAGTACTGGCTCAAGTCCTTCTCCCGCGACCAGTTCAAGCTCCAGGGCCGCACTGCGCAGCTCTCCAACCTAG ATATCAATGGAGATGCGTTGCACGCGAGCCTGGGGCTGCCTCCGGCGCTCACCGTCGACACCGCGCGCGTCGGGAAGCTCCAGATCACG TTACCATCTGTGTCAAATGTGCAAGTGGAGCCAATTGTGGTGAACATTGATAAGCTTGATCTTGTGCTTGTAGAGAAGGACGATTCTGAAAATCTTTCCAGTCCTAGCAG TGCATCATCTCCATCAGCAACTAAAAGCAGTGGATATGGTTATGCTGATAAG ATTGCAGATGGAATGACTGTACAAGTAGGTATTGTGAACCTGCTTCTGGAAACACATGGAGGTGCCCGCCGTCAAGGAGGTGCAACATG GTCACCACCACTAGCAGCTATCACATTTCGCGATCTTGTACTGTACacaacaaatgaaaaatggCAG GTAGTAAATTTGAAAGAAGCAAGGGATTTCTCCAACAACAAAGGTTTCATTTATGTTTTCAAG AAATTGGAGTGGCAATCACTGTCAGTTGATCTATTACCTCATCCTGACATGTTCACCGATGCAAGATTTAACTCTTCCAGCAGTCAAGATAACAAACGAGACGATGATGGTGCGAAACGAATGTTCTTCGGCggtgaaagatttttggaagGGATATCTGGGGAGGCTAAC ATCACGGTCCAGCGGACAGAACAAAATAATCCACTTGGGCTTGAGGTTCAGCTGCATATTACTGAAGCTGTCTGTCCTGCCTTAAGTGAACCTG GCTTACGGGCTTTTCTCCGATTCTTGACTGGAGTATCTGTTTGCCTAAACAGGGGAGATGTGGATCCAAAATCTCAGCAG CTTGCAGAAGCAGCAGGATCTTCCTTGGTGTCCATTATTGTAGATCACATATTCCTCTGTATTAAAGATACTG AGTTTCAACTTGAACTTCTCATGCAGTCTTTGTTCTTCTCAcgg GCGAGCATTTCAGATGGGGAGAGTTCGAAGAACTTGTCTTGCATAAAGGTCGGCGGGCTGTTTCTGAG GGACACCTTTTCTCGCCCTCCATGCACATTGATACAGCCGTCTATGCAAGCAGTTTCACAAGAGCCTCCGCCTGTGCCTGACTTCG GTCAAAATTTTTGCCCTCCAATCTACCcatttgggaatcaactattaGAATTCGCTGCCGGAGTTCCTTTGTTTTCCCTCTATTGTCTTCAGATCACTCCTTCTCCATCACCTCCAAAGTTTGCTTCAAAAACTGTCATCACATGCCAGCCTCTTACG GTAACCCTCCAGGAGCAGTCCTGCTTAAGAATTGCCTCATTCTTGGCTGATGGAGTTGTGCCCAATCGCAGTTCCATGTTGCCTGATTCTTCAATAAACAGCCTGACATTTTCACTTAAAGAGTTTGATCTCTCTGTTCCATTAGATGCTGAGGAAATCACAAGGTGCAGTGGAACCAAGAATACAAGCCCTCAATCATCATTTTCAGGTGCACGACTTCATGTGGAAGACCTGTACTTCTGCCAGTCACCATCGACAAAGTGTGCATTGCTAAACCTTGATAGAGATCCAGCTTGCTTCCTTCTATGGGAATATCAACCTGTTGATGCAAGTCAGATGAAGTGGGCTACTCGGGCTTCTCATCTAAGCCTCTCGCTTGAAACTTCTAGCACTTCAAATGGACAGAGAGCAATTAGGGACTCCCCTGCAAATTTGTGGAAATGTATTGAACTAGATGACATCCGATTTGAGGCAGCTATGGTTACAGCAGATGGTAGCCCTTTGTTGGATGTGCCACCCCCAGAGGGTGTTGTGAGAATTGGTGTTGCTTTCGAACAGTTTGTGTCCAACACCTCAGTTGAGCAATTGTTTTTTGTCTTAGGTTTCTATACTTACTTTGGTCAAGTTGCAGAGCGTATTTCAAAGGTCAGCAAAGGTAACAGGTCTGAGACGAGCAAATCATCAGCTGACAAATTTGAGAATAAACTGCCAAGTGATACAGCTGTGAGCTTAACTTTGAATAACCTCCAGCTCAATTTCTTGGAATCTTTGTTAACAAGTGACCTACATATGCCCTTGGTTCAGTTTGGTGGAGAGCATCTGTTCCTGAAAGTTTCTCATCGCACTCTGGGTGGTGCCTTTGCAGTCACAACTAACTTGATGTGGAGAACTGTCTCAGTGAACTGCTTGGAAGGAGAAAGTGCTATGATTTGTGAGAATGGCACTGCAGTGACAGGTGAACACAACATTGTGCTGCATGAAAATGGGCATTCCAAGATGAGAGCAGTCTTTTGGGTTGATCATCGGAGCAAACACCAGGCCAAAGAAGCTCAATTTATTGACATAAACATCACCCATGTAATGCCTTATGACATGCGGGATATGGAGTGCCATAGCTTGAATGTATTAGCTAAGGTATCTGGTGTTCGTCTTGGAGGTGGAATGACTTACACTGAGTCTTTGCTGCATCGATTTGGTATCCTGGGTCCTGATGGCGGTCCAGGAGAAGGCCTCTTGAGGGGATTAAAGGATTTGTCTTCTGGCCCACTTGCGAAGCTATTCAAATCGTCTCACCTCACCGAGAAGGAAG ATGAAAGGTCCAAAGTTGATGGCCACAATTCAAAGTTTGACCTCGGGGTGCCAGATGATCTTGATGTGTCAATTGAGCTTAGAAATTGGCTATTCGCACTTGAAGGAACAGAAGAAGTAGGAGATTGTTTTTCTGCTCGTGGTGATCTTATCAGtagagaagaaaaatgttgGCATTCAACCTTCAGGAATCTACATGTCTCTGGCAAGAGCAGTGATCGGCTTAACTTGGGAGGCACAGAAAAGGTGTTGCCCAAAAAGGCATTTCCAGTGGAATGCTTTACG GTTGGAATTGAAGGTTTACAGGCAATAAAACCTCGCTTGAGAGATCAACTCACTGGAAAAGGAACATCAAACACTCATCAAATGGGCAGTGAATTTAATAATGCAAATTCTGTTGGTGACCAAGGTGTTGATGTTGAAGCATCCATGGTTATTGGCGAAGACGAGGTTGATGGTGCCCAGTGGACAATGGATAATGTCAAATTTTCTGTCAAAGAACCG ATCGAGGCAGttgcaacaaaagaagaactaGAGCACCTTGCCATGCTTTGCAGATCTGAAGCTGATGCGATGGGGAGGATCACTGCTGGAATTCTTCGTCTCCTTAAGCTTGACAAATCTCTTGGCCAGGGAACTATAGAACAGCTCCGAAACCTAG GAAGCGGTGGCATGGACAATATCTTCTCTCCCAGGAGGCTCAGCAGGCAGAACAGTTTTGGCAGCATAGGCACTCCTAGGACTCCAACTCTGCAAGCAATCGCAGATGGTTTGGGATCGAAAAACATACTGGAAGCAACAATTTCCTCATTACAAGCCGAAATTTCTGAATCCAAGGCCAAATGCGCGACACTGATTTCCCAGGCAAGCACGAGGGAAGATCACAACTGCGCTGAGGATATCAGACAACTGAATGAAAAGCTCGAGGGCATGCAATCCTTAGTGACACGATTGAGAACTTTGATCTGA
- the LOC133888099 gene encoding uncharacterized protein LOC133888099 isoform X1 → MESIIARALEYTLKYWLKSFSRDQFKLQGRTAQLSNLDINGDALHASLGLPPALTVDTARVGKLQITLPSVSNVQVEPIVVNIDKLDLVLVEKDDSENLSSPSSSASSPSATKSSGYGYADKIADGMTVQVGIVNLLLETHGGARRQGGATWSPPLAAITFRDLVLYTTNEKWQVVNLKEARDFSNNKGFIYVFKKLEWQSLSVDLLPHPDMFTDARFNSSSSQDNKRDDDGAKRMFFGGERFLEGISGEANITVQRTEQNNPLGLEVQLHITEAVCPALSEPGLRAFLRFLTGVSVCLNRGDVDPKSQQLAEAAGSSLVSIIVDHIFLCIKDTEFQLELLMQSLFFSRASISDGESSKNLSCIKVGGLFLRDTFSRPPCTLIQPSMQAVSQEPPPVPDFGQNFCPPIYPFGNQLLEFAAGVPLFSLYCLQITPSPSPPKFASKTVITCQPLTVTLQEQSCLRIASFLADGVVPNRSSMLPDSSINSLTFSLKEFDLSVPLDAEEITRCSGTKNTSPQSSFSGARLHVEDLYFCQSPSTKCALLNLDRDPACFLLWEYQPVDASQMKWATRASHLSLSLETSSTSNGQRAIRDSPANLWKCIELDDIRFEAAMVTADGSPLLDVPPPEGVVRIGVAFEQFVSNTSVEQLFFVLGFYTYFGQVAERISKVSKGNRSETSKSSADKFENKLPSDTAVSLTLNNLQLNFLESLLTSDLHMPLVQFGGEHLFLKVSHRTLGGAFAVTTNLMWRTVSVNCLEGESAMICENGTAVTGEHNIVLHENGHSKMRAVFWVDHRSKHQAKEAQFIDINITHVMPYDMRDMECHSLNVLAKVSGVRLGGGMTYTESLLHRFGILGPDGGPGEGLLRGLKDLSSGPLAKLFKSSHLTEKEDERSKVDGHNSKFDLGVPDDLDVSIELRNWLFALEGTEEVGDCFSARGDLISREEKCWHSTFRNLHVSGKSSDRLNLGGTEKVLPKKAFPVECFTVGIEGLQAIKPRLRDQLTGKGTSNTHQMGSEFNNANSVGDQGVDVEASMVIGEDEVDGAQWTMDNVKFSVKEPIEAVATKEELEHLAMLCRSEADAMGRITAGILRLLKLDKSLGQGTIEQLRNLGSGGMDNIFSPRRLSRQNSFGSIGTPRTPTLQAIADGLGSKNILEATISSLQAEISESKAKCATLISQASTREDHNCAEDIRQLNEKLEGMQSLVTRLRTLI, encoded by the exons ATGGAGTCGATCATAGCGCGGGCGCTGGAGTACACGCTCAAGTACTGGCTCAAGTCCTTCTCCCGCGACCAGTTCAAGCTCCAGGGCCGCACTGCGCAGCTCTCCAACCTAG ATATCAATGGAGATGCGTTGCACGCGAGCCTGGGGCTGCCTCCGGCGCTCACCGTCGACACCGCGCGCGTCGGGAAGCTCCAGATCACG TTACCATCTGTGTCAAATGTGCAAGTGGAGCCAATTGTGGTGAACATTGATAAGCTTGATCTTGTGCTTGTAGAGAAGGACGATTCTGAAAATCTTTCCAGTCCTAGCAG CAGTGCATCATCTCCATCAGCAACTAAAAGCAGTGGATATGGTTATGCTGATAAG ATTGCAGATGGAATGACTGTACAAGTAGGTATTGTGAACCTGCTTCTGGAAACACATGGAGGTGCCCGCCGTCAAGGAGGTGCAACATG GTCACCACCACTAGCAGCTATCACATTTCGCGATCTTGTACTGTACacaacaaatgaaaaatggCAG GTAGTAAATTTGAAAGAAGCAAGGGATTTCTCCAACAACAAAGGTTTCATTTATGTTTTCAAG AAATTGGAGTGGCAATCACTGTCAGTTGATCTATTACCTCATCCTGACATGTTCACCGATGCAAGATTTAACTCTTCCAGCAGTCAAGATAACAAACGAGACGATGATGGTGCGAAACGAATGTTCTTCGGCggtgaaagatttttggaagGGATATCTGGGGAGGCTAAC ATCACGGTCCAGCGGACAGAACAAAATAATCCACTTGGGCTTGAGGTTCAGCTGCATATTACTGAAGCTGTCTGTCCTGCCTTAAGTGAACCTG GCTTACGGGCTTTTCTCCGATTCTTGACTGGAGTATCTGTTTGCCTAAACAGGGGAGATGTGGATCCAAAATCTCAGCAG CTTGCAGAAGCAGCAGGATCTTCCTTGGTGTCCATTATTGTAGATCACATATTCCTCTGTATTAAAGATACTG AGTTTCAACTTGAACTTCTCATGCAGTCTTTGTTCTTCTCAcgg GCGAGCATTTCAGATGGGGAGAGTTCGAAGAACTTGTCTTGCATAAAGGTCGGCGGGCTGTTTCTGAG GGACACCTTTTCTCGCCCTCCATGCACATTGATACAGCCGTCTATGCAAGCAGTTTCACAAGAGCCTCCGCCTGTGCCTGACTTCG GTCAAAATTTTTGCCCTCCAATCTACCcatttgggaatcaactattaGAATTCGCTGCCGGAGTTCCTTTGTTTTCCCTCTATTGTCTTCAGATCACTCCTTCTCCATCACCTCCAAAGTTTGCTTCAAAAACTGTCATCACATGCCAGCCTCTTACG GTAACCCTCCAGGAGCAGTCCTGCTTAAGAATTGCCTCATTCTTGGCTGATGGAGTTGTGCCCAATCGCAGTTCCATGTTGCCTGATTCTTCAATAAACAGCCTGACATTTTCACTTAAAGAGTTTGATCTCTCTGTTCCATTAGATGCTGAGGAAATCACAAGGTGCAGTGGAACCAAGAATACAAGCCCTCAATCATCATTTTCAGGTGCACGACTTCATGTGGAAGACCTGTACTTCTGCCAGTCACCATCGACAAAGTGTGCATTGCTAAACCTTGATAGAGATCCAGCTTGCTTCCTTCTATGGGAATATCAACCTGTTGATGCAAGTCAGATGAAGTGGGCTACTCGGGCTTCTCATCTAAGCCTCTCGCTTGAAACTTCTAGCACTTCAAATGGACAGAGAGCAATTAGGGACTCCCCTGCAAATTTGTGGAAATGTATTGAACTAGATGACATCCGATTTGAGGCAGCTATGGTTACAGCAGATGGTAGCCCTTTGTTGGATGTGCCACCCCCAGAGGGTGTTGTGAGAATTGGTGTTGCTTTCGAACAGTTTGTGTCCAACACCTCAGTTGAGCAATTGTTTTTTGTCTTAGGTTTCTATACTTACTTTGGTCAAGTTGCAGAGCGTATTTCAAAGGTCAGCAAAGGTAACAGGTCTGAGACGAGCAAATCATCAGCTGACAAATTTGAGAATAAACTGCCAAGTGATACAGCTGTGAGCTTAACTTTGAATAACCTCCAGCTCAATTTCTTGGAATCTTTGTTAACAAGTGACCTACATATGCCCTTGGTTCAGTTTGGTGGAGAGCATCTGTTCCTGAAAGTTTCTCATCGCACTCTGGGTGGTGCCTTTGCAGTCACAACTAACTTGATGTGGAGAACTGTCTCAGTGAACTGCTTGGAAGGAGAAAGTGCTATGATTTGTGAGAATGGCACTGCAGTGACAGGTGAACACAACATTGTGCTGCATGAAAATGGGCATTCCAAGATGAGAGCAGTCTTTTGGGTTGATCATCGGAGCAAACACCAGGCCAAAGAAGCTCAATTTATTGACATAAACATCACCCATGTAATGCCTTATGACATGCGGGATATGGAGTGCCATAGCTTGAATGTATTAGCTAAGGTATCTGGTGTTCGTCTTGGAGGTGGAATGACTTACACTGAGTCTTTGCTGCATCGATTTGGTATCCTGGGTCCTGATGGCGGTCCAGGAGAAGGCCTCTTGAGGGGATTAAAGGATTTGTCTTCTGGCCCACTTGCGAAGCTATTCAAATCGTCTCACCTCACCGAGAAGGAAG ATGAAAGGTCCAAAGTTGATGGCCACAATTCAAAGTTTGACCTCGGGGTGCCAGATGATCTTGATGTGTCAATTGAGCTTAGAAATTGGCTATTCGCACTTGAAGGAACAGAAGAAGTAGGAGATTGTTTTTCTGCTCGTGGTGATCTTATCAGtagagaagaaaaatgttgGCATTCAACCTTCAGGAATCTACATGTCTCTGGCAAGAGCAGTGATCGGCTTAACTTGGGAGGCACAGAAAAGGTGTTGCCCAAAAAGGCATTTCCAGTGGAATGCTTTACG GTTGGAATTGAAGGTTTACAGGCAATAAAACCTCGCTTGAGAGATCAACTCACTGGAAAAGGAACATCAAACACTCATCAAATGGGCAGTGAATTTAATAATGCAAATTCTGTTGGTGACCAAGGTGTTGATGTTGAAGCATCCATGGTTATTGGCGAAGACGAGGTTGATGGTGCCCAGTGGACAATGGATAATGTCAAATTTTCTGTCAAAGAACCG ATCGAGGCAGttgcaacaaaagaagaactaGAGCACCTTGCCATGCTTTGCAGATCTGAAGCTGATGCGATGGGGAGGATCACTGCTGGAATTCTTCGTCTCCTTAAGCTTGACAAATCTCTTGGCCAGGGAACTATAGAACAGCTCCGAAACCTAG GAAGCGGTGGCATGGACAATATCTTCTCTCCCAGGAGGCTCAGCAGGCAGAACAGTTTTGGCAGCATAGGCACTCCTAGGACTCCAACTCTGCAAGCAATCGCAGATGGTTTGGGATCGAAAAACATACTGGAAGCAACAATTTCCTCATTACAAGCCGAAATTTCTGAATCCAAGGCCAAATGCGCGACACTGATTTCCCAGGCAAGCACGAGGGAAGATCACAACTGCGCTGAGGATATCAGACAACTGAATGAAAAGCTCGAGGGCATGCAATCCTTAGTGACACGATTGAGAACTTTGATCTGA